From a region of the Macadamia integrifolia cultivar HAES 741 unplaced genomic scaffold, SCU_Mint_v3 scaffold2536, whole genome shotgun sequence genome:
- the LOC122066698 gene encoding uncharacterized protein LOC122066698 — protein MEVEPSRRLKFGTSIHITAIDGIVNVNSLFTLGVFIGFAWNPTDQNNNLVDDPNCIAGRQVAENLVSFHVYSFSSFLFSSIIALALKQAIRIAKNNGGSFMLHDAMLARINKTALRVGILVSAVGSVSGCLFLMLALVNVVQIKLGTLSCRSVNSYGAIVPLVILVPSGLLIYVGSVLYALTR, from the coding sequence ATGGAAGTAGAACCCTCACGTCGCCTCAAATTCGGCACCAGTATTCACATAACGGCCATCGACGGCATCGTCAACGTAAACTCCCTCTTCACCCTCGGAGTCTTCATCGGCTTCGCCTGGAACCCCACAGACCAAAATAACAACCTCGTCGACGACCCCAACTGCATCGCCGGCCGTCAAGTTGCAGAAAACCTTGTCTCCTTTCATGTCTACTCCTTCAGCTCTTTTCTCTTTTCGAGCATCATCGCTTTGGCTCTCAAACAAGCCATCAGGATTGCAAAGAACAATGGAGGATCGTTCATGCTTCATGATGCTATGTTGGCTAGGATTAATAAAACGGCGTTAAGGGTTGGGATCCTTGTTTCTGCTGTTGGATCTGTGTCTGGGTGTCTGTTCTTGATGCTTGCTTTGGTGAATGTAGTTCAGATCAAGCTTGGGACTTTGTCTTGTCGGAGTGTAAATAGTTATGGAGCTATTGTGCCTCTTGTTATCTTGGTTCCTTCTGGGCTTCTCATCTATGTCGGCAGCGTGTTGTACGCCTTGACCCGTTAG